A window of Thermodesulfobacteriota bacterium genomic DNA:
AGAGATGTCGGATATAGTCTCGAACTCGACAAGGTTGTTTTTCTTGAGCGTTTCACCCGTGGCCGTGAGGTCCACGATTACGTCCGAGAGGCCGACTATAGGCGCAAGCTCTACAGAGCCGTAGAGCTTCACGATCTCCGCCCCTACGCCCTTCCCCGAGAAGTGCTCGTGGGCGATCCTAGGGTATTTGGTCGCTATCCTGAGCGAGCCGGTCGAAGAATACTCGAAGCCCTTCGGGGCCGCTACCACCAGCTTGCATCTCCCGATCGCGAGGTCGAGCGGCTCGTAGAGGTCATGCTTTTCTTCCATGAGCGTATCCATACCCACTATGCCGCAATCGGCCGCCCCGTACTCGACGTAAGGCGGTATATCAGTCGGGCGTATAATCAGTATCTTCAGTTTAAGGGAAGGGTATTCGAAAATGAGCTTCCTTGAGTCTTTCAATATGTTTTCGACGGGATAACCCGCCTTCGTGAGAAGAGTCACTTCCTCGCTGAGCAGCCTTCCCCTTGCGATAGCAAGCGTTATCATTCTTTCTCCCTCCAGATGCTGGCTCCTAAGGTTTCGAGTTTGGTGTCGAGCTTGTCGTAGCCCCTGTCAAGGTGGTATACCCTCGATATCTCTGTTTTGCCGACTGCGGCGAGCCCTGCAAGAACGAGTGATGCGCTCGCCCGGAGATCGCTCGCCATCGTAGGCGCGCCGCTGAGATTCTTCACGCCCCTTACGACGGCGCTGTTTCCGACGAGCTTGATATCTGCCCCCATCCTCCTGAGCTCTCCGGCGTGGAGGAACCTCTGCGGGAATATCGTTTCCGTAAGCACGCTGAGCCCGTCAGCCGTGCTCATGAGCGTCATCATCTGAGCCTGCATGTCGGTCGGGAAACCGGGGTACGGCAGGGTCGTGATGTCCGTGCTTTTCAGTCCTCCGTTCGATCTTACCCTGATCCCGCCGCCCTCGCGCGTTATTTGCGCCCCGATCTCTATGAGCTTGCCTATGAGAGCGCCCATGTTCTCGAAGCGGCAGTTCCTGATCAAGAGGTCGCCGTTTGTGAGCACGGAGGCGATCATATATGTCCCCGCCTCTATCCTGTCGGGCATTACCTCGTAGCTGGATAGAGGCGTGAGCTTCTTTACCCCTCTTATCGTTATTATGTCCGTTCCCAGGCCGGTGATGTCGGCCCCCATTCTGTTGAGCGCGGTCGCAAGGTCTGTTACTTCCGGCTCGCACGCGGCGTTGAGGAGTATCGTTTCCCCCTCGGCAAGCACCGAGGACAGGATAAGGTTTTCGGTCCCTGTAACGGTCGACACATCAAAAGGGATTATTCCGCCCGTGAGCCTGCGGGCGTTCGTTTCGACGTAGCCCTCTTCGATCTGGATCTTCGAGCCGAGTATGGATAGACCCTTCAGATGCTGGTCTATGGGCCTCTCCCCTATGGCGCAGCCGCCCGGAAGAGATACGCGGGCTTTGCCAAACCTGGCAGTGAGCG
This region includes:
- the hisG gene encoding ATP phosphoribosyltransferase, which encodes MITLAIARGRLLSEEVTLLTKAGYPVENILKDSRKLIFEYPSLKLKILIIRPTDIPPYVEYGAADCGIVGMDTLMEEKHDLYEPLDLAIGRCKLVVAAPKGFEYSSTGSLRIATKYPRIAHEHFSGKGVGAEIVKLYGSVELAPIVGLSDVIVDLTATGETLKKNNLVEFETISDISARLVVNRVSMKVKSEEIKELIRKLKEVRGG
- the murA gene encoding UDP-N-acetylglucosamine 1-carboxyvinyltransferase, which gives rise to MEKIVVEGGKRLEGEIVVSGAKNAVLPLMAACILSEGKNIITNVPDLADVRTMAKLLQILGADVDYENGTLTIDASNLNSWEAPYDLVKTMRASVLVLGPLTARFGKARVSLPGGCAIGERPIDQHLKGLSILGSKIQIEEGYVETNARRLTGGIIPFDVSTVTGTENLILSSVLAEGETILLNAACEPEVTDLATALNRMGADITGLGTDIITIRGVKKLTPLSSYEVMPDRIEAGTYMIASVLTNGDLLIRNCRFENMGALIGKLIEIGAQITREGGGIRVRSNGGLKSTDITTLPYPGFPTDMQAQMMTLMSTADGLSVLTETIFPQRFLHAGELRRMGADIKLVGNSAVVRGVKNLSGAPTMASDLRASASLVLAGLAAVGKTEISRVYHLDRGYDKLDTKLETLGASIWREKE